The Amblyomma americanum isolate KBUSLIRL-KWMA chromosome 5, ASM5285725v1, whole genome shotgun sequence genome window below encodes:
- the LOC144133687 gene encoding uncharacterized protein LOC144133687: MSALLEDKNTYTKINRDPTRKIEAELQKLLADVFKYVPPSDGQYIYNNLLCHNGAAPDIYGVPKEHKEGTPLRPIVDFTRSALNKLSGYLHRVLAPLAGKTATHVRNASDFVEKLKNVPMDDTQVMASFDVKSLFTSVPVDFAVECCKKALNEDTTLPERTLIEADDLC, from the coding sequence ATGTCGGCACTTTTGGAGGACAAAAATACCTATACAAAGATAAACCGGGACCCGACCAGAAAGATAGAAGCTGAACTTCAGAAGCTTCTCGCTGATGTATTCAAATACGTCCCCCCGTCCGACGGTCAATATATCTACAACAACCTACTGTGTCACAATGGCGCCGCTCCTGATATCTACGGCGTACCAAAAGAGCACAAGGAGGGCACACCGCTCCGTCCAATTGTGGACTTTACACGGTCCGCGTTGAACAAGCTCTCTGGCTACCTTCACCGGGTGCTGGCCCCTCTAGCGGGAAAAACCGCCACGCACGTCCGCAATGCAAGCGACTTCGTCGAGAAGCTGAAGAATGTGCCCATGGACGACACCCAAGTAATGGCTTCTTTCGATGTGAAGTCTCTGTTCACATCTGTGCCTGTGGATTTTGCGGTGGAGTGTTGCAAGAAAGCCCTGAACGAAGACACGACTTTGCCTGAACGAACCCTGATTGAAGCCGACGACCTCTGCTGA